From a single Pirellulales bacterium genomic region:
- the lpxI gene encoding UDP-2,3-diacylglucosamine diphosphatase LpxI (LpxI, functionally equivalent to LpxH, replaces it in LPS biosynthesis in a minority of bacteria.) — protein sequence MSAILPPTICRLPPAKFGLVAGWGRFPIVIAEALKAQGCRTYCVALIDHADPVLEQVCDDVQWTGVAKLGKAIGYLARNGVRQATLAGKVFKVRLFQRRAWLKHLPDWRCIRTFWPHFVATKKDRKDDTLLQAIVEAFAEDGITLCPATDYAPELLVKFGQLTKQGPSPAQRKDIEFGWQLAKEMGRLDIGQSVVVKDRACLAVEAIEGTDECITRAGQLCPSGGFTVVKVAKPQQDMRFDVPTIGMKTLETMVAAGARMLVVETGKTILVDQPQFIEFANRQKLIVVSLDNPATAAQIITAA from the coding sequence ATGTCTGCCATTCTACCGCCTACCATCTGCCGCCTGCCGCCTGCCAAGTTCGGCCTCGTCGCCGGTTGGGGCCGCTTCCCCATCGTCATTGCCGAAGCCTTGAAAGCGCAAGGTTGCCGCACTTATTGCGTGGCGCTGATCGATCATGCGGATCCGGTGCTGGAACAGGTCTGCGACGACGTGCAATGGACCGGCGTGGCCAAGCTGGGGAAGGCCATCGGCTATCTGGCCCGCAACGGTGTACGGCAAGCAACGCTCGCTGGAAAAGTGTTCAAGGTGCGGTTGTTTCAGCGCAGAGCGTGGCTCAAGCATTTGCCCGATTGGCGCTGCATTCGCACATTCTGGCCACATTTTGTCGCCACGAAAAAAGATCGCAAAGATGACACGCTGTTGCAGGCGATCGTCGAGGCGTTCGCCGAAGACGGCATCACGCTTTGCCCCGCAACCGATTATGCCCCGGAACTTCTCGTGAAATTTGGACAACTCACCAAGCAAGGGCCGTCTCCTGCCCAACGAAAGGATATCGAATTTGGCTGGCAACTCGCCAAGGAGATGGGGCGACTCGATATCGGTCAAAGTGTGGTCGTGAAAGATCGAGCTTGTCTGGCGGTCGAGGCGATTGAAGGAACGGACGAATGCATTACGAGAGCCGGTCAACTCTGCCCGTCGGGCGGGTTCACCGTCGTCAAAGTCGCCAAGCCGCAACAAGACATGCGATTCGACGTGCCCACGATCGGGATGAAAACGCTGGAAACGATGGTTGCGGCCGGAGCGAGGATGTTAGTCGTGGAAACAGGCAAAACGATTTTGGTCGACCAGCCGCAGTTCATCGAGTTTGCCAATCGACAAAAACTGATTGTGGTATCGCTCGATAATCCGGCGACTGCGGCACAAATTATCACAGCGGCGTAA